The following DNA comes from Candidatus Methanomethylophilaceae archaeon.
CAGCTTGTTGCCCATTATGCGCAGGACGGTATCGAACGGGATGTCTACGGCCCCTATGAAGACCGAAAAACATGTGACCAGAATCATCACGACGAACAGTATGCCCGCAAGCCCAGCCGTTGTAATCTTTCCTAGTTCTATAAGATCACCAGCTGAATTGTAAAATGCGGAGGGGTGATGCCCCTCCTTCGGTTTCAGGCGGTTACGATCTTGTTGACCGATTCGTAGACCTTCTGCATGGCGTCCAGCAGCTGAGGAGTGGATCCGTAGGAGCAGCTGAGCTTCATGTCGTAGGTGTCGCCGTTCTTTATGGCAGAGCACTTGCTGAGATCGGCGTCCTCCTGCCAGCTCTTCAGGGACTTCTCGTATGTCACGCCGCCGTAGCTGATGAAGAAGATCAGATCGATGTCGGTGGTGCCGATTACTTCGTACACGCTGGCCAGGGACACGGTTCCGCCGTTGGGGAATGCGTTGGTCAGTCCGATGGAGTTGAGGACGGAAGCGATGAAGTTGCTGTCCTTGTAGCACCAGACGGTTCCCTTCTCGGTGTTGACGGCTCCGTCCACGAGAGCGTAATAGATGGTATCCTTGTCCTTGAGCTTCTCCCTGA
Coding sequences within:
- a CDS encoding ABC transporter substrate-binding protein, with the protein product LSWQPDLVIGWVAWEDAKLGSEKFWNDNGCNVMSLNTMTSNDYRTVEMMKVDYDNIGKIFGVSGKTTKLYNDTVKVIDDIREKLKDKDTIYYALVDGAVNTEKGTVWCYKDSNFIASVLNSIGLTNAFPNGGTVSLASVYEVIGTTDIDLIFFISYGGVTYEKSLKSWQEDADLSKCSAIKNGDTYDMKLSCSYGSTPQLLDAMQKVYESVNKIVTA